The Chiroxiphia lanceolata isolate bChiLan1 chromosome 4, bChiLan1.pri, whole genome shotgun sequence genome contains a region encoding:
- the NEUROG2 gene encoding neurogenin-2, with protein MLVKAEVLAPAAEDELLLLGLGSPAPSPSLPSSAEEEEEEEEDGRGLRRAEGKRRPGRSRGAPRAARTAETAQRIKRSRRLKANNRERNRMHNLNAALDALRDVLPTFPEDAKLTKIETLRFAHNYIWALTETLRLAGAARLGPDGAAGAGVPAEGSPSPASSWSGGAASPAPSASPYACTLSPASPAGSASDPEHWPGRFAPAPPLPRRCL; from the exons ATGCTGGTGAAGGCGGAGGTCCTGGCGCCGGCCGCCGAGGacgagctgctgctgctggggctgggctcGCCCGCCCCCTCGCCCTCGCTGCCGTCCAGcgccgaggaggaggaggaggaggaggagga CGGCCGCGGGCTGCGGCGGGCGGAGGGGAAGCGGCGGCCGGGGCGGTCCCGGGGCGCCCCGCGGGCGGCGCGCACGGCGGAGACGGCGCAGCGCATCAAGCGGAGCCGGCGGCTCAAGGCCAACAACCGGGAGCGCAACCGGATGCACAACCTGAACGCGGCGCTGGACGCCCTGCGCGACGTGCTGCCCACCTTCCCCGAGGACGCCAAGCTCACCAAGATCGAGACGCTGCGCTTCGCCCACAACTACATCTGGGCGCTCACCGAGACCCTGCGGCTGGCCGGGGCGGCGCGGCTCGGCCCCGacggggcggcgggcgcgggggtCCCCGCCGAGGGCAGCCCGTCGCCCGCCTCCTCCTGGAGCGGCGGCGCCGCCAGCCCCGCGCCCTCCGCCTCCCCGTACGCCTGCACTTTATCGCCCGCCAGCCCCGCCGGCTCCGCCTCGGACCCCGAGCACTGGCCGGGCCGCTTCGCCCCggcgccgccgctgccccgccgCTGCCTCTAG
- the ALPK1 gene encoding alpha-protein kinase 1, whose translation MNNQNAVAALLQECERALDALLSAKAGTGEEDEREYRRCQALLPEDLRTLLEEAKEMKWPFVPEKWQYKQDLGPEDKTNLQDMISARLPDLLVYLKASIVVRDCATASAVVFLIDRFLYWIDASGKLLRIAKGLHRLHPSAPVSPQVLIRQARLAVNAGKLLKAEYILSSLINDNGATGTWRYSEGSDRILVQAVCLQIRGQILQKLGMWYEAAELIWASLVGYFRLPQPDKKGIATSLGFMADIFASMNEQDYARFKTSADIDLSFLQESGHRLLSAAEACKLAAAYSQYTPLFVLTAVNIRGMCLLSYSHSKDCPLEKREFYLSEAKESFEIGLLTKNDQSPITSKQELHSFIKAAFCLATVHRWLHGESRELREVGQLCREALGILHSYSTSFPEEEEKGKLAKEIMSLITSVKKRLRVESFPNSDARSYVPDSYKGTVGKPALQRETSFEKILARHSQHHLSVCQVFENTCRARKMLGEIQLGPCITTLRTETKTTDTACTTQEILQDERGAAKILSLPTAGSSSERLGGWRNQDICSGVMKISLEEETEPLGMEINDENGGFSAGQNRSQSTTSESSWCKLSKSSYSSSWEELNCNNSRESPREGQQQEKGSAEERCCTTESDGNGQATSLCPLPPRAWNPAPREPLHSFEGSPQPSLEGGAPRAGRRVEKASLCGDELQEGRHCGRRSPQKKAKDPSDAFPSLSSSYSVPSRLEEEKSSPCAQLGCRTKDSGREGGGSRFERVPPGEPAGGTEDPSCETHPPQNGGKSALSMIVEPKPGSNSSVCDWMRKPAMVGDRPRQVPEVDTQAETIDDTEFDFLSVGDLVNSYPAASAPKHQAAPSVPTGLPSQDKISVSKHFDCATTEGDEEKSQDMVSSRRQSSSSLSSWIKSAQTPTSFPEVPFLTPGGSFALTPGRTKEEILDARFLRDDDYKQLLAGVEHNWLVQRLMPTGIFGTKELRKAYSALLLKYSKKSGLWMGQETAVFIGDYLNVAKEGKQRSAFWIHLLHQEEILGRYVGKEYKEEKGLLHHFSDVERQMTAQYYVTEFNKRLYEQKIPTQIFYIPSAVLLILEDRTIKGCVSVEPYILGEFVKLSNNTKVVKNEYKATEYGLAYGHFCYEFSRGTDVVVDLQGWVTGNGKGLIYLTDPQIHSLNSRDVSRSNFGKRGIYYFFNDQHVECNEICRSLSLTRPSLELLA comes from the exons GTTTATCTGAAGGCCTCCATCGTGGTCAGGGACTGCGCCACGGCCAGTGCCGTCGTGTTCCTCATCGACCGGTTCCTGTACTGGATCGACGCCTCCGGCAAACTCCTGCGGATCGCCAAGGGCCTGCACCGGCTGCATCCCAGCGCTCCCGTCAGCCCGCAGGTGCTCATCCGCCAGGCTCGCCTCGCCGTCAACGCAG GTAaacttttaaaagctgaataTATCCTAAGCAGCCTGATTAATGACAATGGAGCAACAG GTACCTGGCGATACTCTGAGGGAAGCGATCGGATCCTCGTTCAGGCAGTCTGCTTGCAGATCAGGGGGCAAATCCTGCAAAAGCTTG GGATGTGGTATGAGGCAGCAGAGTTGATCTGGGCTTCGCTCGTGGGATACTTCAGACTTCCTCAGCCAGATAAGAAG gGAATTGCCACTTCCTTGGGTTTTATGGCAGACATCTTTGCTTCCATGAATGAGCAGGATTATGCACGTTTTAAAACCAGTGCTGACATAGACCTG AGCTTCCTCCAAGAGTCTGGTCACCGCTTGTTATCCGCTGCTGAGGCCTGCAAGCTGGCAGCAGCCTACAGCCAGTACACCCCCCTGTTTGTCCTCACGGCCGTG AACATCCGTGGGATGTGTTTGCTGTCCTACAGTCACTCCAAGGACTGTCCCCTGGAAAAGAGAGAGTTCTACTTGTCTGAAGCCAAAGAATCCTTCGAGATCGGGCTCCTCACCAAGAATGACCAGAGTCCCATCACCAGCAAGCAGGAGCTCCACAGTTTTATCAAAGCTGCCTTCTGCCTCGCCACCGTGCACCGGTGGCTCcatggggagagcagggagctccGTGAGGTGGGTCAGCTGTGCAGGGAAGCCTTGGGAATACTGCATTCGTACAGCACTTCGTTcccagaagaggaggagaaaggaaagcttGCCAAGGAGATCATGTCCCTGATCACATCGGTGAAGAAGCGCCTGCGAGTGGAAAGCTTCCCCAATTCCGATGCCAGGTCTTATGTCCCAGACAGTTATAAAGGCACAGTGGGAAAACCTGCCCTGCAAAGGGAAACCAGCTTTGAGAAGATCCTTGCCAGGCATTCCCAGCATCACCTGTCAGTGTGCCAAGTGTTTGAGAACACCTGCAGGGCTCGTAAAATGCTGGGAGAAATCCAGCTGGGACCTTGTATCACAACCTTAAGGACAGAGACCAAAACCACGGACACTGCGTGTACTACTCAGGAAATACTGCAGGATGAGAGAGGGGCTGCAAAAATCCTGAGCTTGCCAACAGCAGGAAGTAGCTCAGAGAGACTTGGTGGCTGGAGAAATCAAGacatttgttctggtgtgaTGAAAATTTccttggaagaagagactgagccTTTAGGAATGGAAATAAATGATGAAAATGGTGGTTTCAGCGCAGGGCAAAACAGGAGTCAAAGCACGACTTCAGAGAGCTCTTGGTGCAAGCTGTCAAAATCCAGTTACTCTTCCAGCTGGGAGGAGCTAAACTGTAACAACAGCAGAGAGTcccccagggaagggcagcagcaggagaagggctcAGCAGAGGAGCGATGCTGCACCACAGAATCTGATGGAAACGGTCAAGCCACATCCTTGTGCCCGTTGCCTCCCAGAGCCTGGAATCCCGCTCCTCGGGAGCCTCTCCACAGCTTTGAGGGGTCTCCTCAGCCTTCCTTGGAGGGAGGTGCACCTCGAGCTGGGAGGAGGGTAGAGAAGGCGTCTCTTTGTGGAGACGAACTGCAGGAGGGAAGACACTGTGGAAGGAGATCTccacaaaagaaagcaaaggacCCGAGTGAtgcatttccttccctctccagctcttaCTCTGTTCCTAGCAGGTTGGAGGAGGAGAAGTCCTCCCCCTGtgcacagctgggctgcaggaccaAGGAcagtggcagggagggaggcgGCAGCCGCTTTGAGCGGGTCCCCCCGGGAGAACCGGCAGGAGGCACAGAGGATCCCTCGTGTGAGACACATCCCCCCCAAAACGGGGGTAAATCTGCGCTGTCAATGATCGTTGAGCCCAAACCAGGCAGCAACTCCTCTGTGTGTGACTGGATGAGGAAACCTGCCATGGTGGGGGACAGACCCCGCCAAGTGCCTGAGGTTGACACCCAAGCAGAAACGATTGATGACACAGAGTTTGATTTCCTCAGTGTTGGAGACTTAGTAAACAGTTATCCTGCGGCATCCGCTCCAAAGCATCAAGCAGCTCCCAGTGTGCCAACAGGTTTGCCCTCACAGGACAAGATATCTGTAAGCAAGCACTTTGACTGTGCCACTACAGAAGGAGATGAGGAGAAGTCTCAGGACATGGTGAGCAGCAGGAGACAATCCAGTTCATCTCTGAGTTCATGGATCAAATCAGCACAGACGCCCACGAGTTTCCCTGAGGTTCCTTTTCTGACCCCAGGGGGAAGTTTTGCCCTCACACCTGGGAGAACGAAGGAAGAAATCCTGGACGCTCGATTTCTGAGGGATGACGATTACAAGCAGCTTCTGGCAGGGGTGGAACACAATTGGCTTGTCCAGAGACTGATGCCTACTGGGATTTTTGGGACCAAAGAGCTTCGTAAAGCGTACT ctgctcttcttttaaaatactccaAGAAATCCGGCCTGTGGATGGGCCAAGAGACCGCCGTGTTCATCGGGGACTACCTGAACGTGGCAAAGGAAGGCAAGCAGAGAAGTGCCTTCTGGATACACCTCCTGCACCAAGAAGAAATCCTGGGAAG GTATGTTGGGAAGGagtataaagaagaaaaagggctCCTCCATCACTTCAGTGACGTGGAGCGACAAATGACCGCCCAGTACTACGTGACAGAGTTCAACAAGAGGCTGTATGAGCAAAAGATCCCCACCCAAATCTTTTATATCCCATCTGCGGTACTCCTG ATACTGGAAGACAGAACTATAAAAGGGTGTGTGAGTGTGGAGCCCTACATCCTCGGGGAGTTTGTGAAGCTGTCCAACAACACCAAGGTAGTAAAGAACGAGTACAAAGCCACGGAGTACGGTCTGGCTTACGGCCACTTCTGCTACGAGTTCTCCAGGGGAACAGACGTCGTCGTGGACCTGCAGG GCTGGGTGACAGGAAACGGGAAGGGCCTCATCTACCTCACAGACCCCCAGATTCACTCTCTTAATAGCAGAGATGTCTCCCGCTCCAACTTTGGGAAGAGAGGAATTTATTACTTCTTTAATGACCAGCACGTGGAGTGCAACGAGATCTGTCGCAGCCTGTCTTTGACAAGGCCCTcgctggagctgctggcatAG